A segment of the Geoglobus ahangari genome:
TCCTGAACCTCTCGAGCAGGAATGCCGGAGTCGAGAACTCCATTTCCACCGCCACTGTTGGGGTTTCAGTGTCGATGGAGTTCAGAAAGCTGACCACATGCCCGATCATCTCGTGGAGGGCTCTGTAACCCTTGGCCTCCAGCCCGGTTTTCCTCTCCGCCTCCTCCACCTCACCTTCAAACACGATGACGAACGGCTCATCATTCGCTGGAATGAACATCCTCGGCTGCTTTCTAACATCTCCGGTGAAGTACCGGTAGTTCTCGAGAGACAGGGCGAGGAACGCGTCAATTCCGGCACTCTCCATCTGCTCCTGAGCTCTTCTGATCCTCTTCCGGTAAACGCTTCTCGGCACGGACATTGCAAAATACACTTAACCTGACAACATCCTTATACTTTTTCCCGAAGAAGTTTTACCTGAAAAATTGGGAAATGGGCTCAGTCTCTCGAGGGCATAAGCGAGGCGAGCCAGCCTATGTAGTCGGAGACCGATCGGGTCTGGATCCACACCTTCCCCGAGCCCTTAAACTTGGCCACCAGCCCCTCTCCGCTAAGCAGAGTGGCTTTTAGGCCTCCAGCCTTGGATATCGTGAAGCTCAGCCCCTCCTCAAATGCAACGATGTGGCCCGTGTCGACGACGAGCTCTCCGTTAACCTCGACCTCCTCGATGCCACCAAACGAGGAGAGGAACACGTCTCCGTGGCCGTCTATCTTCAGCAGAATCAGTCCTTCTCCCGCGAAGAACGTCCTCGCCCCACCCCACTTGCTCGATATCTCCAGCTCCGGCGATCCGGCGAGGAAGGCTCCGCTCTGGGCGTATAGAGTCCCCTCAACCCTCACGTGCGTCACATCACCCTGATACGGCGGGGCGAGGCCGAGAATCGCACCCCTCTTCTCGGCTATGAACCTGTTCACGAAGAACGACTCTCCGCCGATCATCCTCTTAAGGCCTCCGAACAGCCCGCCCTTCATCTCCGTCTTCAGCCTCACGCCGTCCATGAAGACCATAGCCCCGGTCTCGGCAACAACCTCCTCACCCTCGTCGAGAGTGAGCTTCAGCAGAGCGTAGCTCGGTTTGGATAAAATCTCGTATTTCATGGATTGTCTATGTAAACCACCATATTTTAACTTCACGACTGAACACAAGTTTCAGCATACAATCTCTCCTTCAGCTTCAGAGCGACATTTACTAAGCTTATAAGCACGGGAACCTCGATTAATGGGCCAATCACTGTTGCGAAAGCCTGGTTGCTGTGAATTCCCCACATGGCAACAGCAACAGCTATGGCAAGCTCAAAGTCGTTGCTTGCTGCGGTAAAAGACACTGCTGTGGTTTTCGGGTAGTCAACTCCGAGTTTGTAAGCTATGAAGAACGTTGCGAACCACATGATGAGGAAGTAAAGTGTTAGCGGGACTGCAACCCTCATAACCTGGAGCGGAAGCTCCACTATGTACTCTCCCTTGAGCGAGAACATCACGATGATTGTGAAGAGTAAAGCTGCTGGAGTGAGTAGGCTTAATTTTGGAGCGAGAACGTTTTCGAACCAATCTTTGCCCTTCAGCCTGAAACTCACGTACCTTGTAACTACTCCTGCGATGAAAGGTATGCCCAAGTATATGAACACGGTCTTTGCAGCCTCAGCAATGCTGACATCCGCCTCAACACCCGTAACAAGTCCAAGCCAGTTCAGGGCGATGGTTATGAAGACATATATGTAAACCGCGTAGAAGAGAATCTGAAATATGGCGTTGAAGGCTACAAGCCCTACAGCAAGCTCTCTGTCTCCCTCAGCCAGCTCGTTCCAAACTATGACCATCGCTATGCATCTTGCCAGTCCAACGAGTATAACACCCATCATGAACTCCGGTAGGTCTCTCAGCAAGGTTATGGCGAGCAGAAACATCACCACCGGTCCCACAATCCAGTTCTGGACGAGGGAGAAGGCCAGGAGCTTT
Coding sequences within it:
- the arsB gene encoding ACR3 family arsenite efflux transporter is translated as MEKYLTLWIFLAIISGIALGYVYPEIADIISSLSVGTTSIPIAIGLILMMYPPLAKVKYEEMGKIFRNLKLLAFSLVQNWIVGPVVMFLLAITLLRDLPEFMMGVILVGLARCIAMVIVWNELAEGDRELAVGLVAFNAIFQILFYAVYIYVFITIALNWLGLVTGVEADVSIAEAAKTVFIYLGIPFIAGVVTRYVSFRLKGKDWFENVLAPKLSLLTPAALLFTIIVMFSLKGEYIVELPLQVMRVAVPLTLYFLIMWFATFFIAYKLGVDYPKTTAVSFTAASNDFELAIAVAVAMWGIHSNQAFATVIGPLIEVPVLISLVNVALKLKERLYAETCVQS
- a CDS encoding TIGR00266 family protein, giving the protein MKYEILSKPSYALLKLTLDEGEEVVAETGAMVFMDGVRLKTEMKGGLFGGLKRMIGGESFFVNRFIAEKRGAILGLAPPYQGDVTHVRVEGTLYAQSGAFLAGSPELEISSKWGGARTFFAGEGLILLKIDGHGDVFLSSFGGIEEVEVNGELVVDTGHIVAFEEGLSFTISKAGGLKATLLSGEGLVAKFKGSGKVWIQTRSVSDYIGWLASLMPSRD